GGACAGACGCAGCCAGGCCCGGGCCGCCTCCCGCGCCTGGGACGTCGTCTTGACCGGCGAGAGTGCCGCCCGGAAGAACGCCTCCAGCGCCTGACCATCGGTCAGGTGTTCGACCGCCTCGTCCGGCCGCACGACGAAGAGATTGTTCGCCCGCAGGGGCTCGGGGGGGACCAGCCCCACCGGATACTGCTGGAAGCGAAGGACATAGAAGAGGTGGCCCGGGAACGCGCGCGACAGGGCCGTGCTGCGAACGGGGACGAGCTTGCGATCCGCCGCGATCTCGCGGCCCGCTCCTCCCGTGAGCGCGGCGAGCTTCCCTTCGACCAGCCGGCGCCCGCGCTCGTCGGCGGCTCCGGATTGCTTTGGCACCCCCGGGCGCCCCGTTTCCTCGGCCCGCGCCCCGCCGCCGCCGAGCGCCACCACGACGGCAAGGGTGAGGGCACCGATCAGCTTGACGAACATCGCCGCCGGCACCTCCGGCAGTTTTTCCCAGTATACCGCCCTCCACGCGGATCACGCCGGCGCCCGCTCAGCGCAGGCCCCGCGCCAGACGGCGACTTTCGGGCCGCATCCGGAGCCACACCGTCGACGCGAGGCCGGCCGCCCCGCCGAGGCCGAGGAGACCATAGGCCCAGCCCCAGTCCGTGTACGGCCGGCCGGTGTTGGTCACGTCCAGGACCACCCCGAACGCGGACTGGGCGGCGGCGCCCGCCGCGAAGCCGACCAGCGAGCGAAGGGCCAGGGCCGAGCCCAGGACGTGGGGAGCCACCGCTTCGGTGAGGCCGACCGAGAGGACCGGGGAATCGCCGACGGCGCTGAAGCCGTAGACGAGCCCCACCAGCAGCAGCACCCAGAATGGCGCCGCGGTGAGCCAGCCGAACATGAGGGAGCACGTCGTGCTGACAGAGAGCATGGCGATGATCACCGTCGTCCGTCCGAAGCGGTCGGAGAGATAGCCGGCGGTGAGCGAGGCGATGAACCCGGTCAGGTGGAAGAGCGCCGTGACCCGGGCGCCGCCACCGGTCGCCCGCCCGAGGTCGAGGCCCTCCCGCATGAGCGCCGCCGACAGGAACGCCGGGGTCCAGGCCCACATCCCGAGCAGCTCCCACGAGTGGAACGTGTAGGCCGCGATGAGAAGGAGCGCCCCCGGGTTCCGCAGGACCTCCGACGCGAACCCCTGCCCCGCCGCCCGAGGGTGAATCCGGGTCGGCATCCCCCGAACGCTCCAGGCGGCGATCACCGCCGCCGCCACCGGGCCGAGCGAGGCTGCGATCAGGGCCCACCGCCAGCCGCTGTGGGCCAGCACGAGCCCGGTGAGCAGCAGGGAGCCGGCATAGCCGATCGAGGTGGCGGCCAGGAAGAAGCCCGTGGCCCGCCCGCGGGTGGCCGGCGGAAAGCGGTCGGCGAGCAGGATGAGCCCGGGCGTGTAGTTGCCACCGATCAGCAGGGCGGTGAGGCCATAGAGAAGAGCGGCGGAGAGCGGCCCGTCGGCGAAGAGGGCGAAGGCCATCGCCGCTGGCGCTCCGGCCAGGCTCGACCACAGAAAGACCGGGCGCGCCCCGATGCGGTCCGCGAGCAGGTTCCAGGTGACGAGCGAGATCGCGTAGCCGATCTGGAAGGCGGAGGCGACCGACCCGGCGGCGGCCGCCGACATGTCCCACTCCTTCTGAAGCACCGGGAGGACCGCGGCGTAGCTCGTGAAGACCAAGGCCATGAGGAAGCGCGAGAGACAGATTCCGGCCAGCCAGATCGCGTCCGCGCGCTCGGGCGCCCGCGCCATCGAAGGGGAGAGACCGGTCCGGGGCTACTTCTGGCCCGGAGCCGAAGGTCGGGAGGCCCGGGGCCCGAGAGGGATGACTCCGCCATCCACGAAGAGGGTCGACCCGGTCGTGGCCCGGGCCTCGGCCGCCAGGAACACGGCCGCTTCGGCCAGGTCCTCCACCTGGGGGATGTCCGGGGTCGAGACGGCCCGGCGCCCTTCCTCGTAGACCTCGGGCGGCCAGTCGACGAAGCCGGTGTCGACCAGGCCCGGGGCCAGGTTGT
The window above is part of the Candidatus Methylomirabilota bacterium genome. Proteins encoded here:
- a CDS encoding MFS transporter; translated protein: MARAPERADAIWLAGICLSRFLMALVFTSYAAVLPVLQKEWDMSAAAAGSVASAFQIGYAISLVTWNLLADRIGARPVFLWSSLAGAPAAMAFALFADGPLSAALLYGLTALLIGGNYTPGLILLADRFPPATRGRATGFFLAATSIGYAGSLLLTGLVLAHSGWRWALIAASLGPVAAAVIAAWSVRGMPTRIHPRAAGQGFASEVLRNPGALLLIAAYTFHSWELLGMWAWTPAFLSAALMREGLDLGRATGGGARVTALFHLTGFIASLTAGYLSDRFGRTTVIIAMLSVSTTCSLMFGWLTAAPFWVLLLVGLVYGFSAVGDSPVLSVGLTEAVAPHVLGSALALRSLVGFAAGAAAQSAFGVVLDVTNTGRPYTDWGWAYGLLGLGGAAGLASTVWLRMRPESRRLARGLR